The sequence GTTTGTCGCGCAGCTCGAACGCGCCGCCGGTATTCGCTCGGACGACATGCCCGAGCAAAAGCTCGACAAGCTCGAGGCGATGCTAGTGCTCGGAACACAGCAGGTCGTTCCAGCAACACAGCTCATAGCGGCGCTCCTTTCGATTCCACCCGGAAACCGCTGTCCGCCGCTCGCTCTGAGCCCGGCACAGCAGCGTCGACAGACATTTGCTGTCCTACTCGACCAGCTTGAGGGGTTGGCACGCGATCAACCTCTGCTGATCATCTGCGAGGACATGCATTGGGCCGATGCCACGACACTTGAACTGTTCGATCTTGCGGTCGATCGGATCAGGGCCCTGCCGATACTCGTGCTCATGACCTCCCGGCCTGAGTTCGAGCCCTCCTGGTCGGGCCTTGCGAATGTCAGTCTGTTGCGGCTCGACCGGCTGGATCGGCAGGATACGCGCGCGCTGGTCGAACAGGTGGTCGTTGGTCGCCAGCTGCCAGGCGAGATGATGCAGCAGATCATCGACAAGACGGATGGCGTGCCGCTATTCGTCGAGGAGTTGACCAAGATGGTGCTGGAGTCCGGCCTGCTCATCGAAGATGCCGGGCGCTATCGCCTGACCAGTCCGCTCCCGCCGCTAGCTATTCCCGCCACGCTGCAGGATTCGCTGATGGCACGGCTCGACCGGCTCGCTCCGGTCAAGGAAGTGGCGCAAATAGGCGCCGCCATTGGCCGCGACTTCTCATACGCACTGCTGAAATACGTGGCGGGACGCGATGATCTGACGCTGAGCGCTGCGCTAGGACAACTTGAAGAGGCCGAACTGCTGCTTCGCCGCGGAGCGCCGCCGGAGGCAAATTACAATTTCAAGCATGCCCTTGTTCAGGAAGCGGCCTATGAGAGTCTGCTCAAGAGCAAACGGCAGCTGCTGCACACGCGGATCGGCGAGGTCCTGCGCGAGAGGTTTCCAGTCGTCGCCGAGACCGAGCCGGAAGTTCTGGCGCACCACTTCACCGAAGCGGGGCTGAGCGAGGTCGCTTTCGAATGGTGGCGCAAGGCGGGCCAGCAGGCACTGAAACGCTCGGCCTATTCCGAGGCGATCGCGCATCTCGGCAAGGCCATTTCGACCGCTGACGAGCTGCCTGACGAGCCCCGCCGAATGACGAGCAGGCTGCATCTTCAAATCTCGTATGGCCGTGCACTGAGGGGCAGCCTCGGGCACAGCGCTCCCGAAACGATCGCGGCATGGACGCGGGCGCGCCAGTTCGCAGCCGACATCGATGATCCTGTTGAACTTGCGCCTGTTCATTCGGGGCTCTTCAACGCCTGCTTGACGCACGGCGAACTCGCTCCGATGCGGGAGCTGGCGGATGCCATCAGGAGCGCAGCTGACCGACGACCGGACTCACCCGTGGCCGCCGTTGTCGCCCATTGGACGGGCGGCGTCACCTGCTGGTTCGGGGGCGACTATCTGAACGCGAGGACGCATCTCGAGCAGGCGCTGGCGATCTACAGTGTCGAGCCGGATCCCGCGACATTCCGGGCTTCGACGCTGGATCTGCCGTTCGTGATCATGAGATTCCTTGCTCTGGTGCTGTGGCCGCTCGGTATGATTGCGCGCGCGCGCAAGCTCGCTGCCGAAGCGGTGGGGGCTTCGGGAGAAAAGCGGGCGCTTTCCCGGGCTAACGCGCTGGTTCATCGCGCTGTGTTCGACGGGGTGTGCGGGGGCATGTTGCAGCAGACGGAGACGATCCTGGCACTCGGTCTTGCGCGCGACCACACGATGCCACTGTACGTGGCTGCGGGCACCTACCTGAATGGCCTGGCCAAGTGGCGGGCCGGGGATCGAATGGCCGGACTGACGGACATGCGTCACGGCTGGACCTTGCTGCAGGAGAACGATTGCTACCTCTGCGAGCCTTTCTGGGGGATGCATGTCGCCGTGGCGAATGCAGAGGTGGGCCAAGTCGAAACCGGACTGGAAATCCTGAACGAATTGATCGCCCGGACCGAACAGACCGGCCAGCATTGGCTTGATGCCGAGCTGCATCGTGCCCGCGGTGAACTCTTGTCGCGCCATGGTGCGTCGGACGAATCCAGCGCCGAAGACGACCTCAGGCGAGGGCTGGAGATCGCGCGACAACAGCAGACGAAGACCTTCGAGCTGCGTAGCGCTCTTGGACTTGCCCGCCTGCACAAGGCAAATGGCCGTGCAGGCGCGGTATCCGAATTGCTCGCTCCCGTGCTGGCCGCATTCGAGATGGAGCAGAATCTTCCTGAATTCGTGGAAGCAAAAGAGCTGCTCGCGCAAGAGCATTAGGCATGCGCCGTTTCGCCCTTTTGACCGCTCGGAGACAAGAGGATGTCGGTCACGAATTGACGTGCACGAAATCCCGCAGCAGCGGATAGATCTCGTTGTTCCAGCGCTTACCCGAGAACACGCCGTAATGGCCGACGCCGGCCTGCATGTGGTGGACGCGGCGATAGGCGCGCACGCCGGTGCAGAGGTCCTGCGCGGCGAGGGTCTGGCCGATCGCGCAGATGTCGTCCTTCTCGCCCTCGACCGTCATCAGTCCCATGCGGCTGACGGCCTTGGTGTTCACCGGTCGGCCGCGATGCATCAGTCTGCCTTGCGGGAGCAGGTGATCCTGGAACACGTCGCGCACGGTCTCGATGTAGAACTCGGCCGGCAAATCCATCACCGCGAAATATTCGTCGTAGAAGGTCTTGATCGTCGCCGCCTTCTCCTTCTCGCCCTTGGCGATGTGGTTGGCGAGATCCATGTGCTGCTTGATGTGGCGCTCGAGATTCATCGAGACGAACGCCGTGAGCTGCACGAAGCCGGGATAGACCTTGCGCAAGGCGCCGCGGCATTGCACCGGCACGTAGTTGATCAGATTGCGCTCGAACCATTCGATCGGCTTGCTCTTGGCGAACTCGTTGACCCTGGTCGGCTGTATCCGTGTGTCGATCGGTCCGGCCATCAGCGTCAGCGTCGCAGGGCGCGCGGGATGATTGTCCTCGCACATGACCGCGGCGGCCGCGAGCGCCGAGACCGAGGGCTGGCAGATCGCCACCATGTGCGGGCGCGGACCGAGCTGGCCGAGGAAGTCGATCAGGTGCTCGGTGTAGTCGTCGAGCCCGAAGCGGCCTTCGCTGCGCGGAATGTCGCGCGGATTGTGCCAGTCGGTGATGTAGACGTCGTGGTCCTGGAGCAGCGTCTTCACGGTGCCGCGCAGAAGCGTCGCGAAATGGCCGGACATCGGCGCCACCAGCAGCATGCGTGGCTGCTCGCCGACGCCGTCTTTCTTGAAATGCAGCAGCGAGCCGAACGGCGTCGCATAGGCGATCTCCTCGGTGACCGCGATCTCGCGGTTGCCCACCATGACGCTGTCGATGCCGTAGGCCGGACGGTCGTAGGTGAGGGTGGAGCGCGAGATCAGCTCCAGCGCCGCCGAGAGCCGGCCGACCACCTGGTCCGATGCGCCCTGCGGCACCAGGTTGAGGAATCTGAGCGCGGATGAAGCGCCGGCCCGCCAGGGCGCGGTGAGGTCCATATGGTTCTGAAAGGCCTGATAATACATCGACATCATACTGAAATGCCCACCTGTCCCCCTGGCATTATGCAATATCGAAGCCAAGCGGGAGCCGGACGCCCCTGGAATTGGCACATCGCTTGCTCTTCAATTTGCCGAAAGCACAGCTTGTAGGCGCGCGCCGAGGGCCGAGCAGGCGTCGGGTTCAGGGAAGGGCCAAATGGCGAAGGCGACACTGACCATCAGCAGCAAGAATTATTCGTCCTGGTCGCTGCGTGGCTGGCTGCTGACGAAGTTCTCCGGGCTTGATTTCGAGGAGATCGTCACGGCGCCCGACGACGCATCCGCCCGCGCCGAAATCCTTCTGTTGTCGTCCTCTATCCTGGTGCCCTGCCTGCGGCACGAGGGCGCCGTGATCTGGGATACGCTGGCGATCGCCGAATATCTCAATGAGGCGATGCCGGACGCCGGTCTATTGCCTGATGACCGCATCCAGCGCGCGCATTGCCGCTCGATCTCGGGCGAAATCCATTCCGGCTTCACCACGTTGCGCGCCTCGCTTCCGGTCAATCTGAAGGGGCACTTTCCCGGCTTCAAGATCTGGTCGCGCGCGCAGGCCGACATCGACC comes from Bradyrhizobium sp. CCGE-LA001 and encodes:
- a CDS encoding adenylate/guanylate cyclase domain-containing protein; the protein is MQIAEWLEKLGLGQYAERFAQNGIDVGVLPELMDEDFDKLGVLLGHRRKMLRAIANLDPAALIASSAPAHDAERRHLTVMFCDLVGSTALSARLDPEDMWEVIRAYRAACASVVTAYDGRIARFVGDGILVYFGYPRAHEDDAERAVLAGLDIIAAIRQLKTGAGERAELRIAIATGLVVVGDLISGDASEEHATIGDTPNLAARLQSLAEPGVVVVASSTRRLLGDLFTLRNLGRREVKGIAEPIAVWAVEGATASESRFEAVRAARSIGFVGRKNEIEFILSRQREAWQGQGQMVLISGEAGIGKSRIVATLSESPALGAHRRVRYQCSPYHTNSALHPFVAQLERAAGIRSDDMPEQKLDKLEAMLVLGTQQVVPATQLIAALLSIPPGNRCPPLALSPAQQRRQTFAVLLDQLEGLARDQPLLIICEDMHWADATTLELFDLAVDRIRALPILVLMTSRPEFEPSWSGLANVSLLRLDRLDRQDTRALVEQVVVGRQLPGEMMQQIIDKTDGVPLFVEELTKMVLESGLLIEDAGRYRLTSPLPPLAIPATLQDSLMARLDRLAPVKEVAQIGAAIGRDFSYALLKYVAGRDDLTLSAALGQLEEAELLLRRGAPPEANYNFKHALVQEAAYESLLKSKRQLLHTRIGEVLRERFPVVAETEPEVLAHHFTEAGLSEVAFEWWRKAGQQALKRSAYSEAIAHLGKAISTADELPDEPRRMTSRLHLQISYGRALRGSLGHSAPETIAAWTRARQFAADIDDPVELAPVHSGLFNACLTHGELAPMRELADAIRSAADRRPDSPVAAVVAHWTGGVTCWFGGDYLNARTHLEQALAIYSVEPDPATFRASTLDLPFVIMRFLALVLWPLGMIARARKLAAEAVGASGEKRALSRANALVHRAVFDGVCGGMLQQTETILALGLARDHTMPLYVAAGTYLNGLAKWRAGDRMAGLTDMRHGWTLLQENDCYLCEPFWGMHVAVANAEVGQVETGLEILNELIARTEQTGQHWLDAELHRARGELLSRHGASDESSAEDDLRRGLEIARQQQTKTFELRSALGLARLHKANGRAGAVSELLAPVLAAFEMEQNLPEFVEAKELLAQEH
- a CDS encoding polyhydroxyalkanoate depolymerase — translated: MMSMYYQAFQNHMDLTAPWRAGASSALRFLNLVPQGASDQVVGRLSAALELISRSTLTYDRPAYGIDSVMVGNREIAVTEEIAYATPFGSLLHFKKDGVGEQPRMLLVAPMSGHFATLLRGTVKTLLQDHDVYITDWHNPRDIPRSEGRFGLDDYTEHLIDFLGQLGPRPHMVAICQPSVSALAAAAVMCEDNHPARPATLTLMAGPIDTRIQPTRVNEFAKSKPIEWFERNLINYVPVQCRGALRKVYPGFVQLTAFVSMNLERHIKQHMDLANHIAKGEKEKAATIKTFYDEYFAVMDLPAEFYIETVRDVFQDHLLPQGRLMHRGRPVNTKAVSRMGLMTVEGEKDDICAIGQTLAAQDLCTGVRAYRRVHHMQAGVGHYGVFSGKRWNNEIYPLLRDFVHVNS
- a CDS encoding glutathione S-transferase family protein is translated as MAKATLTISSKNYSSWSLRGWLLTKFSGLDFEEIVTAPDDASARAEILLLSSSILVPCLRHEGAVIWDTLAIAEYLNEAMPDAGLLPDDRIQRAHCRSISGEIHSGFTTLRASLPVNLKGHFPGFKIWSRAQADIDRVWFIWRDCLEKSGGPFLFGEKRTMADAMYAPVVTRFVTYDVKLAPPLKAYADTIMAMPEMQEWIAAAREEPAEIEELEVEY